In one Pseudoliparis swirei isolate HS2019 ecotype Mariana Trench chromosome 23, NWPU_hadal_v1, whole genome shotgun sequence genomic region, the following are encoded:
- the LOC130188986 gene encoding voltage-dependent calcium channel gamma-4 subunit-like, whose product MGWCDRGVQTLLATVGAFAAFSLMAIAIGTDYWLYSRAYICNSTNATTDETQSQPRTKKGDLTHSGLWRICCIEGINQGSCYRINHFPDDNDYDTDSSEYLLRIVRASSVFPILSTVLLMLGGLCVGAGRVSNKSNTVLLGAGILFVAAGLSNIIGIIVYISSNAGDPSDKRDDDRKYTYSYGWSFYFGALSFIVAEAVAVLAINIYIEKNKEVRWQARREFIRSLSSSSPYSRIPSFRYRRRTSRASSHSSEASRENSPVACLKGGASSSGPLDELSMYALARDSVTESRYSPEHNGAADFLQVHNCFPNDLKDGVNRRTTPV is encoded by the exons ATGGGTTGGTGTGACCGCGGGGTTCAAACGCTGCTGGCCACCGTGGGGGCTTTTGCTGCCTTCAGCCTGATGGCCATTGCCATCGGCACGGACTACTGGCTTTATTCGCGGGCGTACATCTGCAACAGCACCAATGCCACCACAGACGAGACACAGTCACAGCCCAGAACCAAGAAGGGCGATCTCACTCACTCTGGCCTGTGGAGAATTTGCTGTATTGAAG GCATCAATCAGGGCAGCTGTTACAGAATAAACCATTTCCCTGATGATAACGACTACGACACGGACAGCTCTGAATACCTGCTGC GGATAGTTCGCGCCTCCAGCGTGTTCCCCATCCTCAGCACCGTCCTGTTGATGCTCGGTGGGCTGTGTGTCGGGGCGGGCCGAGTCTCCAACAAGTCCAACACCGTCCTCCTCGGCGCTGGCATTCTCTTCGTCGCTGCAG GTCTGAGCAACATAATCGGCATCATCGTCTACATCTCCAGCAATGCGGGAGACCCCAGTGATAAACGCGACGACGACAGGAAGTACACTTACTCCTACGGCTGGTCTTTCTACTTCGGCGCCCTCTCCTTCATCGTGGCCGAAGCGGTGGCCGTCCTCGCCATCAACATCTACATCGAGAAAAACAAGGAGGTTCGCTGGCAGGCGCGGCGCGAGTTCATCCGCTCCCTCTCGTCCTCGTCGCCGTACTCCCGGATACCCAGCTTTCGGTACCGCCGGCGGACATCGCGTGCCAGCTCTCATTCGTCGGAGGCGTCGCGGGAGAACTCGCCGGTGGCCTGTCTGAAGGGGGGGGCGTCGTCTAGTGGGCCCCTGGACGAGCTGTCCATGTACGCCCTGGCGAGGGACAGCGTGACGGAGAGCAGATACAGCCCCGAACACAACGGGGCTGCTGACTTCCTCCAGGTCCATAACTGTTTCCCCAATGATTTAAAGGACGGGGTGAACCGCAGGACCACGCCGGTGTGA
- the LOC130189270 gene encoding voltage-dependent calcium channel gamma-1 subunit-like, with protein sequence MFEEQVTRVKITSVVIVVGMALMLAAVVTDHWAVLSPRVEKLNATCEAAHFGLWRLCKKSIFIVEADPQGKGCGPIGLPGAENCSYFKHFTSGEEAEVFEVKTQKEYNISAAAIAIFSLLFMILGTLCVVFSFGKGRDYLLRPAGMFFAFAGLCIIISVEVMRQSVKRMIDSDETIWIEYYYSWSFTCACASFTLLILSGAALLLISMPHMPRNPWESCMDAEPDTLE encoded by the exons ATGTTCGAGGAGCAGGTGACCAGGGTCAAGATCACGTCTGTGGTGATCGTGGTGGGCATGGCGTTGATGCTGGCGGCGGTGGTGACGGACCACTGGGCCGTCCTCAGCCCCCGGGTGGAGAAGCTCAACGCGACCTGCGAGGCGGCCCATTTTGGCCTTTGGAGGCTCTGCAAGAAGAGCATCTTCATTGTGGAGGCGGACCCTCAGGGCAAAGGCTGCGGCCCCATCGGCTTACCTGGAG CCGAAAACTGTTCCTACTTCAAACACTTTACCTCGGGGGAGGAAGCGGAAGTTTTTGAAGTCAAGACCCAGAAAG AGTACAATATCTCAGCAGCAGCCATCGCCATCTTCAGTCTGCTCTTCATGATCCTGGGCACCCTCTGTGTCGTCTTCTCTTTCGGGAAGGGGCGGGACTACCTGCTCCGGCCTGCTGGGATGTTTTTCGCCTTCGCAG GCCTTTGCATCATCATTTCTGTTGAAGTTATGCGCCAGTCTGTCAAGCGCATGATTGACAGTGATGAGACCATCTGGATTGAATATTACTACTCCTGGTCCTTTACCTGCGCCTGCGCCTCCTTCACCCTGCTCATCCTCAGTGGAGCCGCCCTGCTCCTCATCTCCATGCCCCACATGCCACGTAACCCCTGGGAGTCCTGCATGGACGCAGAGCCTGACACCTTAGAGTAG
- the zgc:161969 gene encoding uncharacterized protein zgc:161969 translates to MSKMEIDHDESSGENKSAMHTWRYRHHFMYKADQGKNIIVQCNLCLPRVNLLSTSKTSTSNLKKHLDRTHLGCEARPDVKRGRKKEEHNGEESRHCQLKKLKAEIISKYMTQAKIDELIFAFIVEDCQSFYVLEQPGFRKLVAGLTEGLKSMDRVTLFTKVDQGFARMREELMTKLSSIQYVCTTADVWTANNRSFFGMTCHWIDRHTLERKSAALGFARLQGRITHDTVAGRIHDIHVAFNIESKVQTTVTDNGSPFVSVFKEFAADGPESDDDIGFYENVSAVLEGEPEHDMLLFLPTVQRCASHTLELIVTEDFWQAVSQGPMCQLHYSTMAKVYSLWSKCHHLQVGMDAADEIGKMALVVPAVIRWNVEYCAVQKIVSLSERELTELCARLAVARLQPEETAFLKEYVTVFHPLAFALELFQAEQKCYLGLVIPTVLSLKNKLNEQKDSATYFGDVIGAVVAAIDVRFQELFASTEAKIATATTPQFRLWWMAASDREEMCSLLATEASQMDPASIVEANPSRIVSAIETEDDFFSYGSVKPAVQIQQRGVTEEIRKYVEGTGKSLQCLQDFPRMKHLFLRYNTTLPSTAPVQRLFSQKGNLVTSQRNLLTDDYFERIQLLRYNSHVCTSLTE, encoded by the exons ATGTCCAAAATGGAAATTGATCACGATGAAAGCAGCGGCGAGAACAAATCGGCAATGCATACTTGGCGTTATCGCCACCATTTCATGTACAAGGCAGATCAAGGGAAAAATATCATCGTGCAGTGTAATCTATGTTTGCCGAGGGTTAATCTGCTATCCACGTCGAAAACCTCCACGTCAAACCTAAAGAAGCATTTAGAC AGAACCCACTTGGGCTGTGAAGCCAGGCCGGATGTCAAGCggggaaggaagaaagaggagcACAACGGTGAGGAAAGTAGGCACTGCCAACTTAAAAAGCTGAAAGCGGAAATCATCTCCAAGTACATGACCCAAGCAAAGATCGATGAGCTGATTTTCGCCTTCATTGTGGAGGATTGCCAGTCGTTTTATGTGCTGGAGCAACCGGGCTTCAGGAAGCTGGTTGCAGGCTTAACTGAGGGGTTGAAGTCCATGGACAGGGTGACCTTGTTTACAAAGGTGGACCAGGGTTTCGCCAGGATGCGGGAGGAGCTTATGACGAAGCTGAGCAGCATCCAGTACGTGTGCACCACGGCCGACGTCTGGACGGCCAACAACAGGAGCTTCTTCGGGATGACCTGCCACTGGATCGACCGACACACCCTGGAAAGGAAATCCGCCGCCCTGGGGTTCGCCCGGCTGCAGGGCCGGATCACGCACGACACCGTCGCCGGACGGATACACGACATCCACGTGGCGTTCAACATCGAGAGCAAAGTGCAGACCACGGTCACGGACAACGGCAGCCCCTTCGTCAGCGTCTTCAAGGAGTTCGCCGCGGACGGCCCGGAGAGCGACGACGACATCGGCTTCTACGAGAACGTGAGCGCCGTCCTGGAGGGCGAGCCGGAGCACGACATGCTCCTGTTCCTGCCCACCGTGCAGCGCTGCGCGTCGCACACCCTGGAGCTGATCGTCACCGAGGACTTCTGGCAGGCCGTGTCGCAGGGGCCCATGTGCCAGCTCCATTACAGCACGATGGCCAAGGTGTACTCCCTGTGGAGCAAATGCCACCATCTCCAGGTGGGCATGGACGCAGCCGACGAGATCGGCAAGATGGCCCTGGTGGTGCCCGCCGTCATCCGCTGGAACGTGGAGTACTGCGCCGTGCAGAAGATCGTGTCCCTCTCGGAGCGCGAGCTGACCGAGCTGTGCGCCCGCCTGGCGGTCGCCCGCctgcagccggaggagacgGCCTTCCTCAAAGAGTACGTGACCGTGTTCCACCCGCTCGCTTTCGCACTGGAGCTTTTCCAAGCGGAGCAGAAGTGTTACCTGGGCCTGGTCATCCCCACCGTGCTCAGTCTGAAGAACAAGCTCAACGAGCAGAAGGATTCGGCGACTTACTTCGGCGACGTCATCGGCGCCGTCGTGGCGGCCATCGACGTGCGCTTCCAGGAGCTGTTCGCCAGCACGGAGGCGAAAATTGCGACGGCGACGACCCCGCAGTTTCGCTTGTGGTGGATGGCCGCCTCCGACAGGGAGGAGATGTGCTCCCTGCTGGCCACGGAGGCGTCCCAGATGGACCCCGCCAGCATCGTCGAGGCGAACCCCAGCCGGATCGTGTCGGCCATCGAGACCGAAGACGACTTCTTCAGCTACGGGTCCGTGAAGCCCGCCGTTCAGATCCAGCAGCGGGGCGTGACGGAGGAGATCCGAAAGTACGTCGAAGGAACGGGGAAGAGCCTCCAGTGCCTTCAGGACTTCCCCAGAATGAAGCATCTTTTCCTCAGATACAACACCACGCTGCCGTCCACGGCCCCCGTCCAGCGGCTCTTCAGTCAGAAAGGCAACCTGGTGACCTCGCAGAGAAACCTCCTGACCGACGACTACTTTGAGCGCATTCAGCTTTTGAGATACAACAGTCACGTGTGCACGTCGCTCACTGAGTGA